A region from the Altererythrobacter sp. H2 genome encodes:
- a CDS encoding class II 3-deoxy-7-phosphoheptulonate synthase: MARDWTPDSWKAHEARHLPVYEDAAALAEVEGVLANYPPLVFAGEARALKADLADVASGKAFLLQGGDCAESFAEFHPNNIRDTFRVILQMAVVMTFAGKLPVVKVGRMAGQFAKPRSSDTETQDGVTLPSYFGDNVNGIEFDPDIRRNDPQRMVRAYSQAAATLNLLRAFAGGGYANLRQVHQWTLDFMGRSPWADKFGEISNRISEALDFMEACGVDPRTVPQLQGTSFYTSHEALLLPYEQAMTRRDSLTGDWYDTSAHMVWIGDRTRFPGSAHIEFCRGIGNPLGMKCGPSLEPDALLRLLDTLNPGREAGRITLISRFGHDKVEAGLPALVRAVKREGHPVVWSCDPMHGNVIKADSGYKTRPFDRILAEVRGFFAVHRAEGTHAGGIHVEMTGQDVTECVGGAVAITDEALGDRYHTHCDPRLNAAQSLELAFLIAEMLNLEAKETRAAA; this comes from the coding sequence ATGGCTCGCGACTGGACTCCTGACAGCTGGAAGGCACACGAAGCACGGCACCTGCCGGTGTACGAAGATGCCGCTGCCCTGGCCGAAGTCGAAGGCGTGCTGGCGAACTATCCGCCGCTGGTGTTCGCGGGCGAGGCGCGCGCACTCAAGGCCGATCTGGCCGATGTGGCCAGCGGCAAGGCCTTCCTGCTCCAGGGCGGGGACTGCGCCGAAAGCTTCGCCGAATTCCATCCCAACAACATCCGCGACACCTTCCGGGTGATCCTGCAGATGGCGGTGGTGATGACCTTTGCCGGCAAGCTGCCGGTGGTGAAGGTGGGGCGCATGGCCGGCCAGTTCGCCAAGCCGCGCAGCTCCGACACCGAAACGCAAGACGGGGTGACCCTGCCGAGCTACTTCGGCGACAACGTCAACGGGATCGAATTCGATCCGGACATCCGCCGCAACGATCCGCAGCGCATGGTCCGCGCCTACAGCCAGGCGGCGGCGACGCTCAACCTGCTGCGCGCCTTTGCCGGGGGCGGCTATGCCAACCTGCGCCAGGTCCACCAGTGGACGCTCGATTTCATGGGCCGCAGCCCGTGGGCGGACAAGTTCGGCGAGATCAGCAACCGCATTTCCGAAGCGCTCGACTTCATGGAAGCCTGCGGGGTCGATCCGCGCACTGTGCCGCAACTGCAGGGCACCAGCTTCTACACCAGCCACGAGGCCCTGCTGCTGCCTTACGAGCAGGCCATGACCCGGCGCGATTCGCTGACCGGTGACTGGTACGATACCAGCGCGCACATGGTCTGGATTGGCGACCGCACCCGCTTTCCCGGCAGCGCGCATATCGAGTTCTGCCGCGGGATCGGCAACCCGCTGGGCATGAAGTGCGGGCCGAGCCTTGAGCCTGATGCGCTGCTCCGCCTGCTCGACACGCTCAACCCGGGCCGTGAAGCCGGGCGGATCACGCTGATCAGCCGGTTCGGGCACGACAAGGTCGAGGCCGGGCTTCCGGCGCTGGTGCGCGCGGTCAAGCGCGAAGGGCACCCGGTGGTGTGGAGCTGCGACCCGATGCACGGCAACGTGATCAAGGCGGACAGCGGCTACAAGACCCGCCCGTTCGACCGCATCCTGGCCGAAGTGCGCGGGTTCTTCGCGGTCCACCGCGCGGAAGGCACCCATGCGGGCGGCATTCATGTCGAAATGACCGGGCAGGACGTGACCGAATGCGTCGGCGGCGCGGTGGCGATTACCGACGAGGCATTGGGTGACCGCTATCACACCCATTGCGATCCGCGCCTCAACGCGGCGCAATCGCTGGAACTGGCCTTCCTCATCGCCGAGATGCTCAATCTCGAGGCGAAGGAAACCCGCGCCGCTGCCTAG